A single region of the Candidatus Alcyoniella australis genome encodes:
- a CDS encoding ATP-binding protein, whose amino-acid sequence MSALVELNRFLTLVAASFSLSRQAQEAARQLLSKPWDKAVELLVSGAQYASLFHQRSRLERLLRDAPFIYSKLSQIEAQDDPDMFQRTTLLASWISSEIKGERLPQLNRLLLELFKLADLELSHDQVLLRLATQYIIGRLDKDHEDVRLLLMQLSAELGLSQGLLSDRVETIRDERRSGKLTLITPQHDLGEITLPRRALGREQERDELCELYSGGARCVIVHGIPGVGRSTLARMAVESLRSRYDGVLAIDAASYRSVDELWLRVAGFLLGDQAARLSPAEALGCLPEELYSGRRLLLIRDIDRGPLKGDAVGMIELLNALPLRAFQLLATSRVPGAGIEGEIGYPAGSDCGLGGLDFTSSIALCRGHCPNYNVGLDQLGIIARSLDGHPLACKVLSSILAWTGEDPQRFADEIKQRSILSLDPEDEEGGEQAVRQALGWALSKLLVNVELRNVLLFAATAGPSFLQSDLRDKLGAGAASIELQKLREMGLVQTLTADGSERYRLHPLLCEVLKAGPVVA is encoded by the coding sequence TTGAGCGCCCTGGTCGAGCTCAACCGATTTCTAACCCTGGTAGCGGCGTCTTTCAGCCTCAGCCGCCAGGCGCAGGAGGCGGCGCGCCAACTGCTGTCCAAGCCCTGGGACAAGGCTGTCGAACTGTTGGTCTCCGGCGCTCAATATGCTTCTTTGTTTCACCAGCGCTCGCGCCTTGAGCGCCTGTTGCGCGACGCACCGTTCATCTACTCCAAGCTGTCGCAGATCGAGGCGCAGGACGACCCGGACATGTTCCAGCGCACTACGCTGCTCGCCTCGTGGATCTCCTCCGAGATCAAGGGCGAGCGTCTGCCGCAGCTCAACCGGCTGCTGCTCGAACTGTTTAAGCTCGCCGACCTCGAGCTGAGCCATGACCAGGTGCTGCTGCGGCTGGCCACGCAGTACATCATCGGCCGGCTCGATAAAGACCACGAGGACGTGCGGCTGTTGTTAATGCAGCTCAGCGCCGAGCTCGGCTTGAGCCAGGGTCTGCTTTCCGACCGCGTTGAGACGATCCGCGACGAGCGCCGTAGCGGCAAGCTCACGCTGATAACTCCCCAGCACGACCTAGGCGAGATCACACTACCGCGGCGCGCCTTGGGCAGAGAGCAGGAGCGCGACGAGCTTTGCGAACTGTACTCCGGCGGCGCACGCTGCGTGATTGTCCACGGAATCCCGGGTGTCGGGCGCTCGACCCTGGCACGAATGGCCGTGGAGAGTCTGCGCAGCCGCTACGACGGCGTACTGGCTATCGACGCCGCGAGCTATCGCTCGGTGGACGAGCTTTGGTTGCGCGTCGCCGGCTTTCTACTGGGCGACCAAGCCGCTCGTCTCAGCCCGGCCGAGGCCCTGGGCTGTTTGCCCGAGGAGCTATACAGCGGCCGCAGACTGCTGCTGATCAGGGATATCGACCGCGGCCCCCTAAAAGGCGATGCAGTCGGGATGATCGAATTGCTCAACGCCCTCCCCCTGCGCGCGTTTCAACTGCTGGCGACTTCGCGCGTCCCGGGCGCGGGGATTGAGGGCGAGATCGGCTACCCCGCCGGGTCCGATTGCGGCCTGGGCGGCCTGGACTTCACCAGCTCGATCGCCTTGTGCCGCGGCCACTGCCCAAATTACAACGTCGGCCTGGACCAGCTGGGCATAATCGCGCGCTCCCTGGACGGACATCCGCTGGCGTGCAAGGTGCTGTCCTCGATCCTCGCTTGGACCGGCGAGGATCCGCAACGCTTTGCCGACGAAATCAAGCAGCGCTCAATCCTCAGCCTCGACCCGGAGGACGAAGAGGGAGGCGAACAGGCGGTGCGCCAGGCCCTGGGCTGGGCGCTTTCCAAGTTGCTGGTCAACGTCGAACTGCGCAACGTGCTGTTGTTCGCCGCAACGGCAGGACCATCTTTTTTACAATCGGACCTGCGCGACAAATTAGGCGCGGGCGCAGCCTCGATCGAGCTGCAAAAGCTGCGCGAGATG
- a CDS encoding GntG family PLP-dependent aldolase yields MEQIVDLRSDTVTRPSDAMRAAIVAAEVGDDVFGDDPTTALLERKVAALLGKQSALFMPSGVMSNQTAIVVHTRPGDEIICEANAHIPNNESGSPAALSGVTVKLLEGVGGVLHADQIKARVHLGQNVHQPITRLICLENTHNKAGGRVYPLDAMQNVAHTAHELGIAVHLDGARLFNAQIASGIDAAQYAACADTVNICLSKGLGCPIGSVLAGSSELIEHARRVRKRLGGGMRQVGIIAAAGLYALENNVDRLALDHANARRLAEGLATLPQIQIRLSQVETNIVLIRLDDCLHGVIELVEILGTYGVLTVPFGPDTIRAVTHLNVSAEQIDRAIEIFGKVLAG; encoded by the coding sequence ATGGAGCAGATCGTCGACCTGCGCAGTGACACCGTAACCAGACCCTCAGACGCGATGCGCGCGGCCATCGTCGCGGCCGAAGTGGGCGACGACGTTTTTGGCGACGATCCGACAACGGCGCTGCTCGAGCGCAAAGTCGCCGCACTGCTGGGTAAGCAATCGGCGCTGTTTATGCCCAGCGGCGTGATGTCCAACCAGACGGCGATCGTGGTACATACCCGTCCCGGCGACGAGATCATCTGCGAGGCCAACGCGCACATCCCCAACAACGAGAGCGGCTCTCCAGCGGCCCTGTCGGGCGTGACCGTCAAGCTGCTGGAGGGGGTCGGCGGCGTTCTGCACGCCGACCAGATCAAGGCCCGCGTGCACTTGGGCCAAAACGTACACCAGCCGATCACGCGACTGATCTGCCTGGAGAACACGCACAACAAGGCCGGCGGCCGGGTCTACCCGTTGGACGCGATGCAGAACGTGGCGCACACGGCACACGAATTGGGGATCGCCGTGCACCTCGATGGCGCGCGGCTGTTCAACGCCCAGATCGCCTCGGGGATCGACGCGGCGCAGTACGCGGCCTGTGCCGACACGGTGAACATCTGCCTGAGCAAGGGGCTGGGCTGCCCCATCGGTTCAGTCCTCGCCGGCTCGTCCGAGCTGATCGAACACGCCCGCAGAGTGCGCAAGCGCCTGGGCGGCGGCATGCGCCAGGTCGGGATTATCGCCGCCGCCGGTCTCTACGCTCTGGAGAACAACGTTGACCGACTGGCGCTGGACCATGCCAACGCCCGACGCCTGGCCGAGGGGCTGGCGACCCTGCCGCAAATCCAGATCCGGCTGTCGCAAGTCGAGACCAATATCGTTTTAATCAGGCTCGATGACTGCCTCCACGGCGTGATCGAGCTGGTCGAGATCCTCGGAACCTACGGCGTGCTCACGGTACCCTTTGGGCCGGACACAATCCGCGCCGTGACCCACCTCAACGTATCAGCCGAACAGATCGACCGCGCCATCGAGATCTTCGGCAAGGTGCTTGCGGGCTAA
- a CDS encoding sigma 54-interacting transcriptional regulator, with protein MSIRVTVCNGNDVVCSLTNLGVLSIGTEQHNDLVLPPPSPDDPRDFRLVFIRRGPQLFLQAQGSAADALADADQPIASSGKIEVGSYSFNYEDLRRSNFGPFDRPGTRLIKVDEQGIELAIVELKIVSGPDAGMKLNIDSPIVVGAAPDCDLVLNDSCVSSRHIELFPTDADVQLRDLESKNGTFVNDVRVASAAVPPGAQIRLGNTLLAIQTRSEHIALELEPDHLFCGMAGRSESMRRLFALLKRLAPVDVPVLISGATGVGKELAARALHDLSPRCDGPFIAVNCAALSSQIFESELFGHVKGAFTDATKSRPGLLMATDGGTLFLDELGELPLDLQAKLLRVLESGEAIPVGSDTPVPVDVRIVAASNRNLAVEVENGTFRTDLYYRISVFPIHIPPLSTRPEDIELIANVLLADISRDKRLDEAALEMLRDLDWPGNVRQLRNVLSRAALLSESETIGTETIVQARQMAQGPGGAARENGLTLSEIEHEAIIATLARHGGNRTKAARALGIAKSTLYEKLRRYGIAENS; from the coding sequence ATGAGTATCCGGGTCACGGTCTGCAACGGAAACGATGTTGTCTGTTCCCTGACCAATCTCGGCGTGCTCTCGATCGGTACCGAACAGCACAACGATCTGGTGCTCCCCCCTCCCTCTCCGGACGACCCACGTGATTTCCGGCTGGTATTCATCAGGCGCGGCCCGCAGCTGTTCCTCCAGGCCCAAGGGAGCGCTGCGGACGCGCTTGCCGACGCCGACCAGCCTATCGCGTCCAGCGGCAAGATCGAGGTCGGCAGTTACAGCTTCAACTACGAGGATCTGCGCCGCTCAAATTTCGGACCGTTCGACAGACCGGGCACGCGGCTGATCAAAGTCGACGAGCAGGGGATTGAGCTTGCGATCGTCGAGCTCAAAATCGTTTCCGGTCCCGACGCGGGTATGAAGCTGAACATCGACTCGCCGATCGTGGTCGGAGCAGCGCCTGATTGCGACCTGGTGCTCAATGACAGCTGCGTTTCCAGCCGGCACATCGAGCTGTTCCCTACGGACGCCGACGTGCAGCTACGCGACCTGGAAAGCAAGAACGGAACCTTTGTCAACGACGTGCGCGTCGCCTCGGCCGCCGTGCCTCCCGGCGCCCAAATTCGTTTGGGCAATACGCTGCTGGCGATCCAGACGCGCTCCGAGCACATCGCGCTCGAGCTCGAACCTGATCATCTCTTCTGCGGCATGGCAGGCCGTTCCGAGTCGATGCGCCGCCTGTTCGCGTTGCTCAAACGGCTGGCCCCGGTCGACGTACCGGTACTGATCAGCGGTGCCACGGGAGTCGGTAAGGAACTCGCGGCGCGAGCACTTCACGATCTCTCGCCCCGTTGCGACGGCCCGTTCATCGCGGTGAACTGCGCGGCCCTGTCCTCGCAGATTTTCGAGAGCGAGCTGTTCGGCCACGTTAAGGGCGCGTTCACCGACGCAACCAAATCACGTCCCGGGCTGCTGATGGCCACGGACGGCGGCACGTTGTTCCTCGACGAACTGGGGGAACTGCCGTTGGACCTGCAGGCCAAACTGCTGCGCGTGCTTGAGTCCGGCGAGGCGATCCCGGTTGGTTCAGACACTCCGGTGCCGGTCGACGTACGAATCGTCGCCGCCAGCAACCGCAACTTGGCGGTCGAGGTCGAGAACGGCACTTTCCGCACGGACCTTTACTACCGGATCTCGGTCTTCCCGATCCACATTCCGCCGCTAAGCACGCGGCCCGAGGACATCGAGCTGATCGCCAATGTGTTGCTCGCCGACATCTCACGCGACAAGCGGCTCGATGAGGCTGCTCTGGAGATGCTGCGCGATCTGGACTGGCCCGGGAACGTGCGCCAACTGCGCAACGTGCTATCGCGCGCCGCGCTGCTCAGCGAATCCGAAACAATCGGCACCGAGACGATCGTCCAAGCACGCCAGATGGCCCAGGGGCCTGGCGGCGCGGCCCGCGAGAACGGTCTTACGCTGTCCGAGATCGAACACGAGGCGATCATTGCCACTTTGGCGCGCCACGGCGGCAACCGCACCAAAGCGGCCCGGGCGCTGGGCATAGCCAAATCTACGCTCTACGAAAAACTGCGGCGCTACGGCATCGCAGAGAATTCATAA
- a CDS encoding S8 family serine peptidase produces MKRLFTSILALIILLPLAALSAELRLATGNVELGQQATPQLRQTLAGLAGSLALVTPAPGYNSRSLTQSGVVVIGPVSGGALLIRVPSASTGLERMLSGALAWREEFRIDPLLSRAGERPRVVLHISPDVDFKRTASQLESCGFRIEESRSFLGQLVGTIERTELSRALQVDGVFYIERADGPLILLNDSIRPSVGANKAQSSPLNLDGSGVVLGIWDGGHVFAHKDFSGRLQTEDISEISSHATHVAGTMAGDGSHSQDQGGDSRQWRGMALGAQIVSWDFNGSLTDFERAVELGVDISQNSWGSYVADSLDNCDSLGHYGDLARGYDQVITGTAGATLVVVFAAGNQRNMGECGIDPFDGWDSLPPPASAKNTIVVGAVQSTTDDMTSFSSWGPTDDGRVKPDIVAPGCDGDDKGYIKSTLPNHKYGAEGWCGTSMAAPVVSGSAALVLEQLRDNGESDTPPSLIKAILLQTALDLGLEGPDFKYGFGRLNIWHAATLTKLGGYAVAQLDETSEEYSETFDLPPRINKLRVTLAWDDPAAAPGSSGTLINDLDLLLIDPEGVEHRPLVADPKYPDQAAQRGRDSRNNVEQVVVQDPQAGQWELLVVAHELSEPQRFSLAGGALGRAICDADGDGYMAQGAPCRGNDCEDDEADAYPGHREVCDDGIDNNCDGEVDEDCDEVDPDDIFGDDEEEEEDSGDGLCALSTSSSRVAASLLTALAALLFIARRRRAK; encoded by the coding sequence ATGAAACGGCTTTTCACATCGATTCTGGCGCTGATTATCCTGCTGCCGCTTGCCGCCTTGAGTGCGGAGTTGCGACTCGCGACCGGCAACGTGGAGCTTGGGCAGCAGGCGACCCCGCAACTGCGACAGACCCTTGCCGGCCTGGCCGGTTCCCTGGCGTTGGTCACGCCCGCACCGGGCTACAATTCGCGCAGCCTGACCCAATCCGGCGTCGTCGTGATCGGCCCGGTCTCCGGCGGCGCCCTGCTTATTCGGGTCCCGTCCGCGTCCACAGGCCTGGAGCGCATGCTCAGCGGGGCACTGGCCTGGCGCGAGGAGTTCCGCATCGATCCGCTATTGTCGCGGGCCGGCGAACGGCCGCGCGTTGTGCTCCACATCAGCCCGGACGTCGATTTCAAACGCACCGCTTCGCAGCTCGAGTCCTGCGGCTTCCGCATTGAAGAATCACGAAGCTTCCTGGGACAGCTCGTGGGCACGATCGAGCGAACCGAGCTTAGCCGCGCGTTACAAGTCGACGGCGTGTTCTACATCGAGCGCGCCGACGGGCCGCTGATTCTGCTCAACGACTCGATTCGTCCCAGCGTCGGCGCAAACAAGGCCCAATCCTCGCCGCTGAACCTCGACGGCTCGGGCGTGGTGCTCGGAATCTGGGACGGCGGACACGTGTTCGCACATAAGGATTTTTCAGGCAGGCTCCAGACCGAGGACATTTCCGAGATCAGCTCCCACGCCACGCACGTGGCCGGCACCATGGCCGGCGACGGCTCGCATTCGCAAGACCAGGGGGGCGACTCCCGTCAGTGGCGCGGCATGGCTCTCGGCGCGCAGATCGTCTCCTGGGATTTCAACGGCTCGCTGACGGACTTCGAGCGCGCCGTGGAGCTCGGCGTGGACATCAGCCAGAACTCCTGGGGCAGCTACGTTGCCGACAGTCTGGACAACTGCGACAGCCTCGGACACTACGGGGACCTGGCTCGCGGCTACGACCAGGTGATCACCGGCACGGCGGGCGCAACATTAGTCGTGGTCTTTGCCGCCGGCAATCAGCGCAACATGGGCGAATGCGGCATCGACCCGTTCGACGGCTGGGATTCCCTACCGCCGCCCGCCTCGGCCAAGAACACGATCGTGGTCGGCGCCGTGCAATCGACCACCGACGACATGACCTCCTTCTCATCGTGGGGTCCGACCGACGACGGCCGGGTCAAGCCGGATATCGTGGCCCCGGGCTGCGACGGCGACGACAAAGGCTACATTAAGAGTACCCTGCCCAATCACAAGTACGGTGCCGAGGGCTGGTGCGGCACATCAATGGCCGCGCCGGTGGTCTCGGGATCGGCCGCGCTGGTCCTTGAGCAGTTGCGCGACAACGGCGAGTCCGATACGCCGCCTTCGCTGATTAAAGCGATCCTGTTGCAGACAGCCCTCGACCTTGGTTTGGAGGGCCCTGATTTCAAGTACGGATTCGGCAGGCTCAACATCTGGCATGCCGCTACGCTGACCAAGCTAGGGGGCTACGCCGTGGCCCAACTCGATGAGACCAGCGAGGAGTACAGCGAAACGTTCGATCTGCCGCCGCGGATCAACAAGCTGCGCGTGACACTGGCCTGGGACGACCCCGCGGCCGCGCCCGGCTCGTCCGGAACGCTGATCAACGACCTGGACCTGCTGCTGATCGACCCCGAGGGAGTTGAACATCGTCCGCTGGTCGCCGATCCTAAATATCCGGATCAGGCTGCCCAGCGCGGACGCGACAGTCGCAACAATGTCGAACAGGTTGTGGTCCAGGACCCGCAAGCCGGTCAATGGGAACTGCTGGTCGTGGCCCACGAGCTCAGCGAACCGCAGCGCTTCTCCCTGGCCGGCGGCGCCTTGGGCCGCGCGATCTGCGATGCCGACGGCGACGGCTACATGGCCCAGGGCGCACCCTGCCGCGGCAATGACTGCGAGGACGACGAGGCAGATGCCTATCCGGGTCATCGCGAGGTCTGCGACGACGGGATCGACAACAACTGCGACGGCGAGGTTGACGAGGATTGCGACGAAGTCGACCCCGATGACATTTTCGGCGACGACGAGGAGGAAGAAGAAGATTCCGGCGACGGCCTGTGCGCGCTCTCCACGAGCAGCTCCCGGGTCGCCGCCTCGCTGCTAACCGCACTGGCCGCCCTGCTGTTCATCGCCCGCAGGCGACGGGCAAAATGA